In Cydia pomonella isolate Wapato2018A chromosome 1, ilCydPomo1, whole genome shotgun sequence, one genomic interval encodes:
- the LOC133528440 gene encoding HIG1 domain family member 1A, mitochondrial-like — protein sequence MAQGNPVFDYHEESQSEKLARKSKESPFMIIGLGGLAAAVGVGAYQYKRRGAMSTSVFLMQFRVIAQGAAVGALTAGMAYTLFRNHFFKPNKEDIIGAIKPNGH from the exons ATGGCCCAAGGTAACCCCGTGTTTGATTACCACGAAGAGTCTCAAAGCGAGAAATTAGCGCGTAAATCGAAGGAATCTCCGTTTATGATTATTG GTCTGGGCGGACTGGCGGCGGCGGTGGGCGTGGGCGCGTATCAGTACAAGCGGCGCGGCGCCATGAGCACCAGCGTGTTCCTCATGCAGTTCCGCGTGATCGCGCAGGGCGCCGCCGTGGGCGCGCTCACCGCTGGCATGGCCTACACCCTCTTCAGGAATCACTTCTTCAAGCCCAACAAGGAGGACATCATCGGCGCCATCAAACCTAATGGACACTGA